From Danio aesculapii chromosome 18, fDanAes4.1, whole genome shotgun sequence, a single genomic window includes:
- the il17c gene encoding interleukin-17C, whose product MRSPLFFGLLFFWLSESIVEGKHLCFKDCDHGFSKAHQKLLRSLISPRHPLVQPVHHPAGSCEDFVRSASDDLKHRSLSPWRTRTVENPDMYPSKYEEVQCLCDGCIINGQINRSYNSVPVFKTHLFLKKQPCPSDPDKYSFTFEHVQVPVACTCAVPKQ is encoded by the exons ATGAGG TCCCCGCTGTTTTTTGGATTATTGTTCTTCTGGCTGTCGGAGAGCATAGTGGAAGGAAAGCATCTCTGTTTCAAAGATTGTGACCATGGGTTCAGTAAGGCGCACCAGAAGCTCTTGCGCTCTTTGATTTCACCCAGACACCCGCTCGTTCAGCCTGTCCATCACCCGGCGGGATCCTGCGAGGATTTTGTCCGGTCTGCCTCCGATGATCTGAAACATCGCTCGCTGTCCCCCTGGCGGACAAG AACTGTGGAAAACCCAGACATGTACCCCTCAAAATATGAGGAAGTGCAATGTTTGTGTGATGGTTGCATCATTAACGGGCAGATAAACAGATCCTACAACTCTGTGCCTGTGTTCAAAACTCATTTGTTCCTGAAGAAGCAGCCATGCCCGTCTGACCCGGATAAATACTCTTTCACATTTGAACATGTGCAAGTGCCTGTGGCCTGTACCTGTGCAGTGCCTAAACAATAA